From the genome of Virgibacillus proomii, one region includes:
- a CDS encoding protein-glutamate methylesterase/protein-glutamine glutaminase has product MNPIRVIVIDDSAFMRKVISDLLTSDPRIEVIATARNGQDGLEKIKQLNPDVVTLDIHMPVMDGITALKELMQSHPTPVVMLSSATEDASFKTIQAISSGAVDFIAKPSGAISIDIATMKQEIIDKVVTASQVSLPLQQKEIVKQPSTLVKQTNPAVKHKQTIVAIGTSTGGPRALEHIIQRLPKNLAASVLVVQHMPAGFTKSLAQRLNQKAALLVKEAEDGELLENGVIYIAPGGFHMKVKQVGTSLFIDLTTEAALRGHRPSVDMLFTSLAQVKEVNKIAVVLTGMGNDGANGIKELKKMDQHTYVIAESEETAIVYGMPKAAVRTNYVNKQAPLGEMSNLITNLV; this is encoded by the coding sequence ATGAACCCAATTCGTGTCATTGTAATTGATGATTCAGCCTTTATGCGAAAAGTAATTTCCGATTTATTAACAAGTGACCCTCGCATAGAAGTTATTGCAACAGCTAGAAATGGTCAAGATGGATTAGAAAAAATCAAGCAACTGAATCCAGATGTAGTGACATTAGATATTCACATGCCAGTAATGGATGGAATAACAGCATTAAAAGAGCTGATGCAATCTCATCCTACTCCAGTTGTCATGCTTTCAAGCGCTACGGAGGACGCATCGTTTAAAACCATCCAGGCTATTTCAAGTGGTGCAGTAGATTTTATTGCCAAGCCGTCGGGCGCTATTTCCATCGATATTGCTACGATGAAACAGGAAATTATTGACAAAGTTGTGACTGCTTCACAAGTTAGTCTGCCATTACAGCAAAAGGAGATTGTCAAGCAGCCATCAACTTTAGTAAAGCAAACTAATCCCGCAGTTAAACATAAGCAAACGATTGTAGCTATTGGGACTTCTACCGGAGGACCACGTGCACTTGAACATATTATCCAGCGTTTACCAAAAAATCTAGCAGCATCTGTTTTAGTTGTACAACACATGCCAGCTGGTTTTACGAAGTCATTAGCCCAACGGCTTAATCAAAAAGCTGCTTTATTGGTAAAGGAAGCAGAGGATGGGGAGCTACTAGAAAACGGTGTTATCTATATCGCACCAGGTGGTTTTCACATGAAAGTGAAACAAGTTGGAACCTCTTTGTTTATTGATTTAACGACAGAAGCTGCTTTACGTGGACATCGGCCTTCTGTTGACATGCTATTTACTTCATTGGCTCAGGTAAAAGAAGTGAATAAGATTGCGGTTGTATTAACAGGTATGGGGAATGATGGAGCGAATGGCATTAAAGAACTAAAGAAAATGGATCAGCATACCTATGTTATCGCCGAATCAGAAGAAACTGCAATCGTTTATGGCATGCCAAAAGCTGCTGTTCGAACAAATTACGTGAATAAGCAAGCACCTTTAGGCGAAATGAGTAATTTAATAACAAATTTAGTATAA
- the flhA gene encoding flagellar biosynthesis protein FlhA, with the protein MKARDLSVLLGVILIIIMLIVPLPGWLLSVLILCNISLALIVILVSMNTHEALQFSVFPTLLLLLTLFRLGLNVSTTRSILSEADAGGVVDTFGSFVIGGNPLVGFVVFVILVIIQFLVITKGAERVSEVAARFTLDAMPGKQMSIDADLNAGLISEQQAKKRREKVEKEADFHGSMDGASKFVKGDAIAGIIIVLINIVFGLIIGMVQMDMSFQEAINTFMRLTVGDGLVSQIPALLISTATGIVVTRTAGEGNLGEDVSGQLLQYPKLLFIAAGTIFLLGLTPINFFLTTIIAGLLALSGYLLLKQTQVVEEPTDEENDQTESEVMKSPENVVHLLNLDPIEFEFGYSLIPLADANQGGDLLDRIVMIRRQLAIELGIVIPVVRIRDNIQLQPNEYRLKIKGNEVASGELLLDHYLAMAPDIEDDDLEGIDTNEPAFGLPAKWITEELKDEAELSGYTVVDPPSVVSTHLTETIKKHAHELLGREETKQLIDHLKESYPILVEEVTPEPLSIGDIQKVLAKLLKERVSIRNLPIIFEILADFAKLTNDTDLLTEYVRQALSSQITKQYTEDNQSLKVVTLSPKAEKAIAESIQQTEHGSFLSMDPELQQQLIKQMKEEVERLTLQEETAILLCSPAVRMYVRQLLDRFLPNVVVLSYNELEPDVQVQSVGVVNIA; encoded by the coding sequence ATGAAAGCAAGAGACCTATCCGTACTATTAGGCGTCATTTTAATTATTATTATGTTAATTGTTCCATTGCCTGGATGGCTGTTAAGTGTATTAATACTTTGCAATATCTCATTAGCTCTCATCGTTATCTTAGTTTCGATGAACACACATGAAGCACTGCAATTTTCCGTCTTTCCTACCCTGTTATTATTACTAACTTTATTTCGCTTAGGATTAAATGTTTCCACAACAAGGTCGATTTTATCAGAAGCTGATGCCGGCGGTGTTGTCGACACGTTTGGCTCCTTTGTAATTGGGGGTAATCCATTAGTTGGTTTTGTCGTTTTCGTTATTTTAGTCATTATCCAATTTCTCGTTATTACAAAAGGAGCTGAACGTGTTTCCGAAGTGGCTGCTCGTTTTACATTAGACGCTATGCCTGGAAAACAGATGAGTATCGATGCAGATTTAAATGCAGGCTTAATTTCGGAACAACAGGCAAAAAAACGGCGAGAAAAAGTTGAAAAGGAAGCAGACTTTCACGGATCCATGGATGGGGCGAGTAAATTTGTTAAAGGGGATGCAATTGCCGGAATCATTATCGTTCTTATCAATATTGTTTTTGGTTTAATTATCGGTATGGTACAAATGGACATGTCTTTCCAAGAAGCCATTAATACGTTTATGCGTCTTACGGTTGGTGACGGATTAGTAAGTCAAATTCCAGCATTATTAATCTCTACTGCCACCGGTATTGTCGTAACAAGAACTGCTGGAGAAGGAAATCTGGGAGAAGACGTTTCAGGACAATTGTTGCAATATCCGAAGCTATTATTCATTGCTGCAGGAACCATATTTTTACTTGGCTTAACACCAATTAATTTCTTTTTAACTACGATTATTGCCGGACTATTAGCATTGAGCGGCTATCTCTTATTAAAGCAAACGCAGGTAGTAGAGGAGCCAACAGATGAGGAGAACGATCAAACCGAAAGTGAAGTAATGAAATCTCCGGAGAATGTTGTCCATTTGTTAAATTTGGACCCAATTGAATTTGAGTTCGGTTATTCATTGATTCCGTTAGCAGATGCCAATCAAGGCGGAGATTTGCTCGATCGGATTGTGATGATTCGTAGACAGTTAGCCATTGAATTAGGTATTGTCATTCCAGTCGTTCGGATTCGTGATAATATTCAACTGCAACCAAACGAATATCGCTTAAAAATAAAAGGGAATGAAGTTGCATCTGGTGAGCTGCTTCTTGATCATTATTTAGCAATGGCACCAGATATAGAAGATGACGACTTGGAAGGAATCGACACGAACGAACCTGCATTTGGCTTACCTGCAAAATGGATAACAGAAGAGTTAAAAGATGAAGCAGAATTATCGGGCTATACGGTGGTTGATCCTCCATCTGTCGTATCCACACATTTAACGGAAACGATTAAAAAACATGCGCATGAGCTCTTAGGCCGAGAAGAAACGAAGCAATTAATTGATCATCTAAAAGAAAGCTATCCAATATTAGTAGAGGAAGTTACTCCAGAACCATTATCCATAGGTGATATTCAGAAAGTGTTGGCAAAGTTATTAAAAGAAAGAGTATCTATTCGTAATTTGCCGATTATCTTTGAAATACTTGCTGACTTTGCTAAATTAACAAACGATACGGATTTGCTTACGGAATATGTTCGTCAAGCACTCTCTAGCCAAATTACAAAGCAGTACACAGAGGATAATCAATCCCTAAAAGTAGTCACTTTATCACCAAAAGCTGAAAAAGCAATAGCTGAAAGTATTCAACAGACAGAGCACGGTAGTTTTTTATCGATGGATCCGGAATTACAACAACAGTTAATCAAACAGATGAAGGAAGAAGTAGAACGGCTGACGCTTCAAGAGGAAACAGCAATTTTATTATGCTCACCCGCTGTTCGCATGTATGTAAGACAGTTGTTAGACCGCTTTTTACCAAATGTTGTTGTCCTATCCTATAATGAACTGGAGCCTGATGTTCAGGTACAAAGTGTCGGGGTGGTGAATATCGCATGA
- the flhF gene encoding flagellar biosynthesis protein FlhF, translating to MKVKKYIADSMPEAMKQIRKELGTEAVILQTRNIKRGRFFGLLKKQQIEVVAVKDPQPVVPKKQVVTEDKGLHKNQMVKPTENSNLLKELEQVKQLLHQSAIETITYPADYQLVYHYLLDQEVEQQLAASIIEAVIEYQQNKQQMNRPFIVKQVEEEITKRLERVSFQGLTYKNKLVYFVGPTGVGKTTTIAKVAAKSKLEDRKRVALITADTYRIAAVEQLKTYADILQVPIEVVYTRADFEEAIKKFSAYDVVFIDTAGRNFREEMYVKQLQADIGIGRSEGADTYLVLSLTAKPKDITDIFDRFKPLNITEVIFTKMDETSQFGSMLNIALRKNIGVAYISNGQDVPEHLLNPSSQLLATYVMRDAYEK from the coding sequence ATGAAGGTGAAGAAATATATTGCCGATTCAATGCCGGAAGCAATGAAACAAATTCGGAAAGAACTCGGAACAGAAGCTGTTATATTACAAACGAGAAATATTAAAAGAGGCCGGTTTTTCGGACTGTTAAAAAAACAGCAAATTGAAGTCGTAGCTGTGAAAGATCCACAACCAGTAGTACCGAAAAAACAAGTGGTAACAGAAGATAAAGGATTACATAAGAATCAGATGGTGAAACCGACAGAAAATAGTAATCTGTTGAAGGAATTAGAGCAGGTAAAACAGCTTCTACATCAATCTGCCATTGAAACAATTACATATCCGGCTGATTATCAGCTGGTCTACCACTACTTACTGGATCAAGAAGTAGAGCAGCAGCTTGCGGCAAGCATTATCGAAGCTGTCATTGAATATCAGCAAAATAAGCAGCAAATGAATCGTCCATTCATTGTAAAACAAGTAGAAGAGGAAATAACGAAGCGACTGGAGAGGGTATCGTTTCAAGGTCTAACCTATAAAAATAAGCTTGTATATTTCGTCGGGCCAACTGGTGTTGGTAAAACGACAACAATTGCCAAAGTAGCAGCTAAAAGTAAGCTTGAGGACCGTAAGCGAGTGGCTTTAATAACGGCTGACACGTATCGGATAGCAGCAGTTGAGCAGCTAAAGACATATGCTGATATATTACAGGTGCCAATTGAAGTCGTGTATACGAGAGCGGATTTTGAAGAAGCAATTAAAAAGTTCTCGGCATATGATGTCGTATTTATTGACACAGCTGGGCGTAATTTTCGTGAAGAAATGTATGTAAAACAGCTGCAGGCTGATATTGGTATTGGAAGATCAGAGGGTGCAGATACGTATTTAGTGCTTTCCTTAACTGCAAAGCCTAAAGATATAACTGATATTTTTGATCGATTTAAACCGCTAAACATTACAGAGGTTATTTTCACCAAGATGGATGAAACGAGTCAGTTTGGCAGTATGTTGAATATCGCATTAAGGAAAAATATAGGTGTTGCTTATATCTCGAATGGACAAGACGTCCCGGAACATTTACTCAATCCCTCTTCACAGCTACTAGCGACATATGTAATGAGGGATGCTTATGAAAAATGA
- a CDS encoding chemotaxis protein CheD, with amino-acid sequence MTKTTSSIIRVGIADLNIVKAPQKIRTAGLGSCVGVVIYDERKQIAGLSHVLLPNSKLARQPDFNMYKYADTAIPYLVDRLFKAGARKGMLKAKVAGGAQMFQFSNGSDIMRIGPRNVEAVLEQLKQLSIPIIASDVGGNAGRTIEFDPETSQLKIRTVNKGDTFI; translated from the coding sequence ATGACTAAAACAACATCATCGATTATTAGGGTGGGTATTGCTGATTTAAATATAGTTAAGGCTCCGCAAAAAATACGCACAGCAGGATTAGGATCATGTGTAGGTGTTGTTATTTATGATGAACGTAAACAAATTGCAGGACTTTCTCATGTACTTTTGCCAAATTCAAAACTAGCAAGACAGCCAGATTTTAATATGTATAAGTACGCAGATACAGCTATTCCTTATTTAGTAGACCGTCTTTTTAAAGCAGGCGCGAGAAAAGGTATGCTCAAAGCAAAAGTGGCAGGTGGAGCACAGATGTTTCAGTTCTCCAATGGTTCAGATATCATGCGAATTGGACCGCGTAATGTCGAAGCTGTTTTAGAGCAGCTTAAACAGCTATCGATTCCCATTATTGCTTCTGACGTAGGAGGAAATGCTGGACGAACAATTGAATTTGATCCAGAAACAAGTCAATTGAAAATCAGGACGGTAAATAAGGGTGATACCTTCATATAA
- the flhB gene encoding flagellar biosynthesis protein FlhB, with protein sequence MQLKMNLQFFAGEKTERATPKKRQDERKKGKVAKSQDVNTAFLLLFTFIILFSFGNFMKETMTSLYKHTFTEFIHWEVTEKTVQQIFSGATLEVAKMLAPIMIIAIIAALAANFLQIGFLFTTEPLKFDLKKIDPIQGAKRIFSIRALVELLKSLLKIVSIGVATFAVIWFYKDDMMMTAFKTPEASLGFFGKVTITMGITVIILLLFLAVFDYAYQRYDYEKNMRMSKQDIKDEYKNMEGDPLIKSKIKERQRQMATRRMMSEVPHADVIITNPTHIAIAIKYDEEKASAPYVVAKGVDDVAQKIKEIAKKNDIIMVENKPLARSLYRAIDVGDMIPEVFFQAVAEILAYVYKLEKKV encoded by the coding sequence TTGCAACTTAAGATGAATTTGCAGTTTTTTGCAGGTGAGAAAACAGAAAGGGCTACTCCGAAAAAACGTCAAGATGAACGAAAAAAAGGGAAGGTTGCCAAAAGTCAAGACGTTAATACAGCTTTTTTACTGTTGTTTACGTTTATCATATTATTTTCGTTTGGAAATTTCATGAAGGAAACGATGACTTCCTTATATAAACATACATTTACAGAATTTATCCATTGGGAAGTAACAGAAAAAACCGTTCAGCAAATTTTTTCAGGAGCTACGCTGGAAGTAGCTAAAATGTTAGCTCCTATAATGATCATAGCCATTATTGCAGCATTAGCGGCAAATTTTTTGCAAATTGGCTTCTTATTTACAACAGAACCACTTAAATTTGACTTGAAGAAGATTGACCCGATCCAAGGAGCAAAACGGATTTTTTCTATTCGTGCACTTGTTGAGCTTCTAAAGTCATTATTAAAAATCGTAAGTATTGGTGTAGCGACGTTTGCCGTTATTTGGTTTTATAAAGATGATATGATGATGACGGCCTTCAAAACCCCTGAAGCGTCATTAGGTTTTTTCGGGAAAGTAACGATCACTATGGGAATAACAGTGATTATTTTATTATTGTTTTTAGCTGTATTTGATTATGCTTATCAACGATACGATTACGAGAAAAATATGAGAATGTCAAAGCAAGATATAAAAGATGAATATAAGAATATGGAAGGAGACCCACTCATTAAATCAAAGATAAAAGAAAGACAAAGACAAATGGCAACACGCAGAATGATGAGTGAAGTTCCTCATGCAGATGTTATCATTACAAACCCTACGCATATTGCAATTGCTATTAAGTATGATGAGGAAAAAGCTTCTGCACCATATGTTGTCGCTAAAGGGGTAGACGATGTCGCTCAAAAGATAAAAGAAATCGCCAAAAAAAATGACATCATCATGGTGGAAAATAAACCTTTAGCGCGCTCTTTATATCGAGCAATAGATGTTGGTGATATGATACCTGAAGTATTTTTTCAGGCGGTTGCCGAAATATTGGCATATGTATATAAGTTAGAGAAAAAAGTTTAA
- a CDS encoding MinD/ParA family protein, which yields MKNDQASGLRRRLHPALSKQKHAKTVAVISGKGGVGKSNITLNLSLELLNQKKRVLIIDMDIGMGNIDILLGLQVQKTIIDMFERHLSIQEIIETGPNNLHYVAAGSGLSNIFSMNQATKDFFFQQYQTIIPTYDYIIFDMGAGITQDTLTFILAADECIVITTPEPTSITDGYSMIKHIVSYNPSLPIQVIMNRSQSEAQGRKSLERFQAVVRQFLQLEIKLLGSLPEDKAVTKAVIRQTPFIFLYERAPITKAIKRLVLTYMEQACGAEQTNVSSFLNKLKQLWTER from the coding sequence ATGAAAAATGACCAAGCATCTGGATTAAGAAGAAGGTTACATCCAGCATTAAGTAAACAAAAACATGCCAAAACAGTCGCTGTGATTAGTGGCAAAGGTGGTGTCGGTAAGTCAAATATAACCCTAAATCTCTCACTTGAATTATTAAATCAAAAGAAACGTGTACTCATCATCGATATGGATATTGGAATGGGGAATATTGACATTTTATTAGGCTTACAGGTACAAAAAACAATTATCGATATGTTTGAGCGTCATCTTTCTATTCAAGAAATTATTGAAACAGGCCCAAATAATCTTCATTATGTGGCAGCTGGTTCCGGTTTATCGAATATTTTTTCCATGAATCAAGCAACAAAAGATTTTTTCTTTCAACAATATCAAACAATCATTCCAACATATGACTATATTATTTTTGATATGGGTGCAGGAATTACCCAAGATACATTAACGTTTATTTTGGCTGCGGATGAATGTATCGTTATTACAACACCTGAACCAACTTCTATTACGGATGGATACAGCATGATTAAGCACATTGTTTCCTACAATCCTTCGCTCCCGATTCAAGTGATCATGAATCGAAGCCAATCGGAGGCACAAGGAAGGAAGTCTTTGGAACGGTTTCAAGCGGTAGTTCGTCAATTTTTACAATTAGAAATAAAGCTCTTAGGTAGTTTACCTGAAGATAAAGCAGTGACGAAAGCAGTCATTAGACAAACACCCTTTATTTTCCTTTATGAGCGAGCACCGATTACAAAAGCAATCAAACGACTTGTACTTACGTATATGGAGCAAGCATGTGGAGCAGAACAGACAAACGTTTCATCCTTTTTAAACAAACTAAAACAATTATGGACAGAGAGGTAA
- a CDS encoding chemotaxis protein CheW, translated as MENNATTSRKVIVFQLGDEEYAVSVQQVGSIERMIPITRVPQTADFVKGVINLRGVVTPVIDLRLRFGMEKTAYNDSTRIIIVFVDEMEVGLIVDAANDVIDIPESEIEPTPEVIGTVEAKYIDGVAKLDNRLLILLNMQKVLTEEEIQELKSVEG; from the coding sequence ATGGAAAATAACGCAACGACTAGCAGAAAAGTAATCGTATTTCAGCTTGGAGATGAGGAATACGCAGTATCCGTACAGCAAGTAGGATCAATTGAAAGAATGATTCCAATTACTAGAGTTCCGCAGACGGCAGATTTTGTTAAAGGAGTAATTAATTTAAGAGGAGTAGTAACTCCGGTTATTGATTTGCGTCTCCGTTTTGGTATGGAGAAAACGGCTTACAATGATTCTACCCGCATCATTATCGTCTTTGTAGATGAGATGGAGGTAGGGCTGATCGTAGATGCTGCGAATGATGTGATTGACATTCCTGAATCAGAAATTGAACCTACTCCAGAGGTTATTGGTACTGTTGAGGCAAAATACATTGATGGTGTAGCGAAGTTGGATAATCGCTTATTGATTTTACTAAATATGCAAAAGGTTTTAACCGAAGAAGAAATTCAAGAGTTAAAATCGGTAGAAGGATAA
- the fliR gene encoding flagellar biosynthetic protein FliR gives MLEIININSIPVFLLVFVRVLAFFIVMPLFSYRTIPTPFKIGISFFLAYLLFYTVDAPTLTIDLTYLLLVFKEVLIGLLIGLMAYIILSAVQIAGGFIDFQMGFAIANVIDPQTGAQSPLTGQYFYIIALLFLLSVNGHHILIDGIVNSYQFIPIDQFLPLQDESIVNYIIDSFNHMFLIAFQIAIPIVGCLFLVDVALGIIARTVPQLNVFVVGLPLKIMVSFIVLLFFMSLYVILVKNLFEIMFDTIRTLMQLFGGG, from the coding sequence ATGTTAGAAATAATAAATATAAATAGCATTCCTGTATTTTTACTTGTTTTTGTAAGAGTGTTGGCGTTTTTCATCGTAATGCCACTTTTTTCTTACCGTACCATTCCAACACCTTTTAAAATAGGGATTAGTTTTTTCCTGGCATATCTATTGTTTTATACGGTTGACGCACCAACCTTAACAATAGATTTAACTTATTTGCTATTGGTGTTTAAAGAAGTTTTAATAGGACTATTAATCGGTTTAATGGCTTATATTATTTTATCAGCTGTGCAAATCGCCGGAGGCTTCATTGATTTTCAAATGGGATTTGCCATCGCCAATGTGATTGACCCACAAACTGGAGCGCAAAGTCCGTTAACCGGGCAATATTTCTATATTATTGCGCTACTATTTTTATTATCGGTAAATGGTCATCATATTTTAATAGATGGGATCGTAAATAGCTATCAATTTATTCCAATCGACCAATTCCTGCCTTTACAAGATGAATCGATTGTGAATTACATTATCGATAGTTTTAATCATATGTTTCTGATTGCTTTTCAAATTGCAATCCCAATTGTTGGCTGTCTATTTCTAGTTGATGTAGCTTTAGGCATTATTGCAAGAACCGTACCGCAATTAAATGTATTTGTTGTTGGTTTGCCTCTAAAAATAATGGTTAGTTTTATTGTGTTGTTGTTTTTTATGAGTTTATACGTCATTTTAGTTAAAAACTTATTTGAAATTATGTTTGATACTATTCGTACGCTAATGCAGTTATTCGGAGGTGGCTAA
- a CDS encoding chemotaxis protein CheC — protein MDVTKLTQMQKDVLREIGNIGAGNAATSMSKLLNRKVEMEVPAVKIVSYDEMMELIGGPEAIIVALLFQIKGDAPGTVYFILSIEEANALIKEITQNSELKLTNTADNELAASVLQEAGNILTGAYLSALADFTNMNLQPSIPYLSVDMAAAILTVGLLEISQVTDYALIIDTKIHPSYLTNKIKGNFLFIPNPDSFTKIFQALGINDHD, from the coding sequence ATGGATGTTACAAAATTAACGCAAATGCAAAAAGATGTGTTGCGTGAGATTGGTAATATTGGAGCTGGAAATGCGGCGACTTCCATGTCAAAACTATTAAATAGAAAAGTAGAAATGGAAGTGCCTGCTGTTAAAATCGTAAGTTATGATGAAATGATGGAGCTAATAGGGGGACCGGAAGCAATCATCGTTGCTTTGTTATTTCAAATAAAAGGAGATGCACCAGGAACAGTTTACTTCATTTTATCCATAGAGGAAGCGAATGCTCTAATCAAGGAGATAACGCAAAATAGTGAACTTAAACTTACAAATACGGCAGATAATGAACTGGCGGCATCTGTGTTGCAAGAGGCTGGAAATATTTTGACGGGTGCTTATCTATCTGCATTGGCGGATTTTACGAATATGAACCTGCAGCCTTCTATACCTTATTTAAGTGTTGACATGGCAGCGGCTATTTTAACAGTAGGATTACTAGAAATATCCCAGGTTACAGATTACGCCTTAATTATCGATACGAAGATTCATCCTTCTTATCTAACAAATAAAATTAAAGGTAATTTTTTATTTATCCCTAATCCGGATTCGTTTACTAAAATATTTCAAGCGTTAGGAATTAATGATCATGACTAA
- a CDS encoding chemotaxis protein CheA: MDTSGYLSIFIDESNEHLEVLYNQLLALEKNPDEKAIIEEIFRAAHTLKGMSATMGFNDLANLTHKLENVFDAIKEGKISVNTEMMDVLFASVDHLNEMVEDIAQGGDGSRDVSDAVEQLKQLEQGESVPSAKEQTKPATDSAEHPHKVSNIDEFAITILNESTERGYFNYEITVTLREDCLLRGARAFMIFEVLEKLGEIIKSDPSVTEIEEEQFDRSFSLLFITKHPEDLVKQNIEKVSEIESVEIYPFSTNQLDKSEAESETKKIPKENQQTKSPKKKQHNQANSHSVVNKTIRVNIDRLDVLMNLFEELVVDRGRLEQLASDLDNKDLQDTVEHMSRVSSDLQSIILTMRMVPIEQVFNRFPRMIRQVARDLNKKVEVEIIGAETELDRTVIDEIGDPLVHLIRNAMDHGIESPEERMNKGKPEQGTLKLEAYHSGNHVFIEIKDDGAGISREKVLKKAIAKGILSESQAEILTDQQVFDLIMSSGFSTADQVSDLSGRGVGLDVVKNTIESLGGRISIDSKPDQGSIFSIQLPLTLSIISVLLIELQKEKYAIPLSSIIETAIVHKDDIMHAHHTKVIDFRGTVVPLAFLNEIFAVPINEEAPSSDYLSIVIVKKGNKLTGLVVDSFIGQQEVVLKSLGSYLTETFAISGATILGDGEVALIIDSNALIK; encoded by the coding sequence ATGGATACATCAGGCTATTTAAGTATTTTTATTGATGAGAGTAATGAGCATTTAGAAGTCTTGTATAATCAATTACTAGCCTTAGAAAAAAATCCGGACGAAAAAGCAATCATTGAAGAGATCTTTCGAGCGGCTCATACGCTAAAGGGAATGTCTGCAACAATGGGCTTTAATGACTTAGCCAATCTTACACATAAATTAGAAAATGTGTTTGATGCGATTAAAGAAGGAAAAATTTCCGTAAATACGGAAATGATGGATGTACTATTTGCTTCCGTTGACCATTTAAATGAAATGGTTGAAGATATTGCACAAGGTGGAGATGGAAGCAGGGACGTTAGCGATGCTGTTGAACAATTAAAACAGCTTGAACAGGGGGAGTCTGTTCCATCAGCAAAAGAACAAACCAAACCAGCAACCGATTCAGCAGAACATCCACATAAAGTAAGTAATATAGATGAATTTGCTATTACTATTTTAAATGAATCAACAGAACGTGGATATTTTAATTATGAAATTACGGTAACGCTAAGAGAAGACTGTTTATTAAGAGGCGCTCGTGCTTTCATGATTTTTGAAGTATTAGAAAAGCTTGGAGAAATTATAAAGTCGGATCCGTCTGTCACAGAGATCGAGGAAGAACAATTTGACCGATCATTTTCTCTTTTATTTATTACCAAGCATCCAGAGGACTTAGTAAAACAAAACATCGAAAAGGTTTCTGAGATTGAATCCGTGGAGATATATCCTTTTTCAACGAACCAGCTTGATAAAAGTGAAGCAGAAAGTGAAACGAAAAAAATACCAAAAGAAAATCAACAAACAAAGTCACCAAAGAAAAAACAACACAACCAAGCAAATTCACATAGTGTTGTTAATAAAACTATCCGCGTAAATATCGATAGACTGGATGTATTAATGAATCTATTTGAAGAGTTAGTTGTCGATCGTGGCAGATTAGAGCAACTAGCTTCTGATTTGGATAATAAAGATTTACAAGACACCGTAGAACATATGTCGCGGGTATCGAGTGACTTGCAATCTATTATTTTAACCATGCGAATGGTACCTATTGAACAAGTGTTTAATCGTTTTCCAAGAATGATTCGTCAAGTAGCTCGTGATCTAAATAAAAAAGTAGAAGTAGAAATTATTGGTGCAGAAACAGAATTAGATCGTACGGTTATTGATGAAATTGGCGATCCACTAGTACATCTAATTCGTAACGCAATGGATCATGGGATCGAATCTCCAGAAGAACGTATGAACAAAGGAAAGCCAGAACAAGGAACATTAAAACTAGAGGCATATCATAGCGGAAATCATGTTTTTATAGAAATTAAAGATGATGGAGCGGGAATTAGCAGAGAGAAGGTTCTAAAAAAAGCAATTGCAAAAGGCATTCTTTCTGAGAGTCAGGCAGAAATTTTAACCGATCAGCAAGTATTTGATCTGATCATGTCCAGTGGCTTTTCTACTGCAGATCAAGTCTCTGATTTATCTGGTAGAGGCGTTGGCTTAGATGTCGTTAAAAACACCATTGAATCTTTAGGTGGAAGAATTTCCATTGATTCAAAACCAGATCAAGGTTCTATTTTCTCGATTCAATTGCCACTGACGCTTTCAATCATTTCCGTATTACTTATTGAGTTACAAAAAGAAAAGTATGCAATCCCATTATCATCCATTATTGAAACTGCAATTGTGCATAAAGATGATATTATGCATGCACATCATACGAAAGTGATTGATTTTCGTGGTACGGTTGTTCCATTAGCATTTTTAAATGAAATTTTTGCTGTACCGATCAACGAGGAAGCGCCATCAAGCGACTATTTGTCCATTGTTATCGTGAAAAAGGGCAATAAATTAACCGGATTAGTAGTTGATTCGTTTATTGGACAGCAAGAAGTTGTTTTAAAATCATTGGGAAGCTATTTAACAGAAACATTTGCTATTTCTGGAGCAACCATACTTGGCGACGGTGAAGTAGCATTAATTATTGATAGCAATGCACTCATTAAATAA